From Candidatus Aminicenantes bacterium:
TAAAGCCCTGAACCTGAAGCCTGCCGAACGATTCATCGTTATTGAAGCTCTCGTAAACAGCCTTGACAATCCCGATCCGGCAATTGATAAAGCATGGGCAATAGAAGCGGAAAAACGGCTTAAAGCTTATAAAGTCGGGAAATTAAAAACTGTTTCTTTTGAGGCAATGTTTCCAAAGCATTCATGAAAATTGAAATCCTGCAAATCGCCCGCCTGGAATTTGAAAACGCACAAGAGTTTTACGAACTGGAGCAATCCGGTTTGGGCGCCAGATTTGAAAATGAAATCAGACAGGCGTTATTGCGCATCCAGCAATATCCGAAAGTTTGGTCAACGGAACGAAAAGAAATCCGCCGTTGTTTTATCCACAAATTCCCCTATAAAATCATCTACTCGGTCCAAAAAGAAATTATCGTTGTACTCGCATTTGCTCATTTACATAGAAAACCGGATTATTGGATTGATAGAATAAAATAATCTTCGACAGCCTAAGGAGTCAGATCTCCAAGTTCCAGAAATCATCATCGATCCTTACCCCAACAATGCCATTTTTCTTAATTATTTCTCGGGCATTGCGCATCCCCAAGGGGGACATACTTTCACTATGATTTCAAACATTCTTTAAGTTGTTGAAATCATTCAGTGAAAGTATACCATTACTTGATGTTTTCAGCAGCCAGCAGAATTAGCTGAAAACATAGTAATGGTAGACAAATTAGATTCGCCAAAGTCGGGGAATGATTTGTGCTGCATAACGAACAATTGCCCAACACCGGCTTCTGCGCTATAATGGCACTTCATTTGCAGGAGGACCTTCAATGATCAACGAAGCCATTTTCAGGGAATACGATATCCGCGGCCTGGCCGAGACCGAGCTGCAGGATGCGGTGGTCGAGCGCATCGCCATGGCCGCCGCCGCCATCTACGTGCGCGAGGGGAAAAGGGAGATCGCCATGGGCATGGACGGCCGCCCCAGCTCCGTGCGCATCAAGGACCTTTTCAGTCGCACCCTGGCCCGCTACGGCCTGCGCGTCACTGACCTGGGCCTGGTGCCCACGCCGGTGGTCTATTTCGCCGCCTTCAAGCATAAGATGGACGGCGCCGTCATCATCACCGCCTCGCACAACCCCTCCGAGTACAACGGCTTCAAGCTCCTGCTCGGCACGGCGGCGCTGTACGGCGAGCAGATCAAGGAGATCTACCGCCTGGCCTGCGATGGGCCTTATCCCAAAGAAAAGAAGGGGTCGGTCAAGAGCAAGGACATCCTGCCCGAATACCTGGCTTACATCGAAAAAAACATTACCCTGAAAAAGAAGATCCGCGTGGTCGTCGACGGCGGCAACGGCACCGGCGGCATCACCGCCCCTGAATTGTACCGCCGCCTGGGCGCCGAAGTCATTCCCATCTTCTGCGACGTCGACGGCCGCTTCCCCAACCACCACCCCGACCCCACCGTGGTCAAGAACCTGCAGGACCTCATCGCCAAGGTGAAGGAAAAAGGCGCCGATCTGGGCATCGGCTTGGACGGCGACGCCGACCGCCTGGGCGTGGTCGACTCGTTAGGGCGCATCCTCTGGGGCGACCAGCTTTTGATTATTTACGCCCGCGCTATCCTGAAAGACCATCCTGGCGCCAAGATCATCTCGGAGGTGAAAGCTTCAGAAGTCCTGTACTCCGAAATCAGAAAATACGGCGGCGTACCCATTATGTGGAAAGCCGGCCATTCGCTGATCAAAAAGAAACTTTTCGAGGAGAACGCCCTGGCCGCCGGCGAGGTCAGCGGCCACATGTTTTTCAACGACAAGTGGTTCGGCTTCGACGACGCCGTCTACGCCGGGGCGCGTCTGCTGGAAATCCTGGGTAATTCGCCGCAATCGCTGGCCGAAATATTTGATTCCATTCCGGCGACGTTCAACACGCCCGAGATCCGCGTCGATGCCGGCGACGATATCAAATTCCACATCGTGGACGCCATCCGCGAGCACTATAAAAAAATACTGCCAGTGATCGATATCGACGGCGCCCGGGTCAAGTTCCCGCACGGCTGGGCCCTGGTCCGCGCCTCCAACACCCAGCCGTCCCTGGTCGTCCGCTACGAAGCCGACTCGGCCGCGGAGCTGCAAAAGATCCAGGCTGAGGTCGACGCAGTGATCCGCCGCATCCAGGCGCAGATCGGCGGCTGACGTGCTGCACGCCATCAAGATCGTCCTATTGGCCCTGGTGCAGGGAGTTACGGAATTTTTCCCGGTCAGCTCCAGCGGCCACCTGCTCGTTTTCCAGAAGCTGCTCGACTTCACCACTCTGCCCCTGGTCTACGACATTTTTTTTCACCTCGGCACCCTGCTGGCGGTCATCGCTTATTTTGCCAAGGACCTGAAGCCGCTGGCGCTGCGTTTCTACGAAAAGGACAATTTCCGCATGCTGCTGCTGCTGGCGACCGCTTCCCTGCCGACGGCACTCATCGGTTTTCTGGGCAAGGATTTTTTTGAAGGGCTTTTCAAGAACACGGCCTACCTGGGATTCAGCTTTCTTTTCACCGCCGGCGTTCTCCTGGCCAGCCGCTTCCTGCGCCTGAAGAACATCGCTCTCTTCCCGGCCGCCTTCATCATCGGCGTCTGCCAGGGCATCGCCATCATCCCCGGCGTTTCGCGCTCCGGCATGACCATCGCCGCGGCCCTGATCCTGGGGCTGGGCTTCGAATTCTCCTTCCGCTTCTCCTTCCTGCTCTCCATCCCGGCCATCCTGGGCGCCACCCTCCTGGAGTTGGACAAGATCCCCAGGCAGGGCAACCAGTGGCCCTTGCTCATCTTGGCCGTCCTGGCGGCGGTTTTTTTCGGCTACCTGGCCCTGGGAGTATTGAAAAAAATCCTGATGCGGGAAAAATTCGCCAACTTTTCAGTTTATCTGCTGGCGCTAGGGATCCTGGTCCTTATTTTCCTTTAACCCCGGACTGAGAGCTCGGTTTGCGCTTAAACCGGAACTCACTCCTGCAGCTTCTGGCGCACCAGCTCGGTGATGGTCCGGAAATCGATCTTGCCGCTGCCCATCTTGGGAAACTCGTCGAGGATGACGAATTGCTTGGGCAGGGCGATGTTGGGCAGTTCCTCGGCCATGGCTTTGAGCAGCTTTTTCTCGTTGACCGGCTTGTTCAGGGCGGCGACGATGCGAGCCCCCTTGAGCGAATCGGGGACTTCGACCACGCAGCAGTCGTCGCCGTGAGGCAGCAGCGACAGCAGGACGGTCTCGACCTTGACCAGCGAGACCATTTCGCCGCCAATCTTGACAAAGCGTTTGAGTCGGCCCCGGTGCCACAGGTAGCCCTCTTCATCCAGGAGGCCCATGTCGCCGGTCTCGTACCAGCCGTCCTTGATGCGCAGCGAGGTCTCCTCGAGGTCGTCGAAATAGCCCTTCATCACCAGGTCGCCCTTGACCAGTATCTTGCCCTCACTCCCCGGCGGCAGGGTCTCGCCGCTGTTGATGTCCACGATCTTCACCCGCACCGACGGCAGCACCTTGCCGATGCTCCCCGGCTTGTTGGCGTCGGGCAGGTTGGTGGAAACTACCGGGCTGGTCTCGGTGGTGCCGTAGCCCTCGCAGAGCTCCAGATTGTGCTTGTCGAGAAAACCCTGGCGCAGCGAGTCGGGGGTCTTGTCGGCCCCGGCCACGGCGACGCGCAGCGAGGCGAAATCGCCCGGCTCCGACTGGCGCAAATAGCCGGAAAAGAAGCTCGGCGTGCCGACCATCAGCGACACCTTTTCCTCGCGCACGATCGAGCAAACCTTTTTGTATTCCAGGGGATTGGCGTAGCAAACGACGGTCATGCCGAAGAGCAGCGGCAGCCAGAAATTGATGGTGTGGCCAAAGACGTGGAACAGGGGCAGGTTGGCCAGCATGATGTCGGCGCTGGTCACGGACAAGACCTTGGCGATGTCCATCACGTTGGAGCCGATGTTGCGGTGGGTAAGCTGGACCGCCTTGGGGTCCTTCTCGCTCCCCGAGGTGAACAGGATCACCAGATTGTCGTCGACGTCGCCCTGATGGATCGCCCGCAGCAGGATGTTCAGCGGGAGCTTGGATTTCAGCAGCGCCTTCACCTTTTCGGCGGCGCCGATCTCCTCCATGATGTCCTCGATGAAGACCATGCCCGAGACCATGCGGCAGCCGATCTTTTCCAACAACCCCTTGGAGGCGATGATGGTCTTGAAGCCGCATTTCTTCTGGGCATACTCGGCGTTGCTGGCGGCGCCGGTCGAATAGTTGATCATCACCGGCACCTTGCCGGCGCAGAGCACGCCGAGCACCGAGAGCATGCAGCCGGCCGAGGTCGGGATCATGATGCCGATGAAGCCGTCATGATACTTGCGGAAGCGGTTGGCCAGGATCAGCGTGGCGATCAGGGCCTTGGAATAAGGCACGTTCTTCTCGGTGAAACGGTCGATAATGGCCAGCTTGTCCGGATATTGTTTGGCGATCTTGACGAACTCCTGGTGCAAAAGCATGGGCCACCTCCGGAATTTAGGGATTTAACGAACCCTTATAACACAGTCGGAATTTTTTTGAAAGCAAGCGGCGCGATTTATTTCGTCTTGACCTTCTTGTCCTTGATCTTCATCTTTTTCATCTTCTTGGCGATCGAGTTGCGGTGCAGCTTGATGCTCAGCGACATCTTCAGGACATTGTAGTCGTATTTTTCAAGCAGCGCCTGCATCAGGGTCTTTTCGAACTCCTCGGTGATCTCCTTATAAAAAAGGTAGCGCGAGTTGACCGCCTTGCCGGCCAGAATCTTCATCTGATTCTTGATGGTCAGGGCTTCAAATTGTTCGGCGATCTCGGTTATCTTTTTGGTAGTCATGGAGTTTGATCGATTTCAGCTTGTCGCGCCAGGCCGGGGGCAGCAGCTGGATCCCCGTCTTCATGACGCTGACCAAATACGGCGCCAACTGCGACTTCCGCAGCAATTCGCGCACCAGGCCGCGGATCAGCCCGAAGAGGATCGAGAAAAAGAAGATGGCGATGAACAGCAGGTCGATGATGTTCAGGGCGCTGCTCACAATTCCTCCCCGGTCAGGATGCGGTAAATTTCCAGGTAGGTATCGCGAGTCCGGTTGACCACTTCCGCCGGAAGCTCGGGCGGCGGCGATTTCCGGTCCCAGGACGAACCGAGCAAATGGTTGCGCACCAGCTGCTTGTCGTAGGAAGGCTGTTCCTGCCCGGGCCGGTACTCCGCCAGCTTCCAGAAGCGCGAGGAATCGGGGGTGAAAATCTCGTCGATCAGGACGACGGCACCCTTTTCATCCCGGCCGAACTCGAACTTGGAGTCGGCAATGATGATCCCCCTTTCAACCGCGTAGGCGCTGGCCGCGGCGAATAACTTCTGCGAAAGGGATTGAACCTGTTGCGCGGTTTCACGGCCCAGCAGGTCGGCCAGCTGGCCGAAGCTCATGTTCTCGTCATGGCCGGTCTCGGCTTTGCTCGTCGGCGTGAAGATCGGTTCGGGCAAACTGTCGGCGAACTTCAAGCCTTTGGGCAGCTTGATGCCGCAGATCTCGCCGCTTTTCTGGTACGACTGCCAGCCCGACCCCACCACGTAGCCGCGGATGATCGCTTCCAACGGCAGCGCCGTCAGCTTTTTGGCCAGCAGGGCCCGCTTCTCGAGCTTCTTGAAATAGGGCTTGAACTCAGGGCTGGTTTCCGGCTCGGCGCTGAGCACGTGGTTGGGAATCAGGTTCTTCGTCCGCTCGAACCAGAAGGCGGCGATGCGGTTCAACACCTGACCCTTGCCCGGGATCAGCGAGGGCAGCACGTAGTCAAAGGCCGAAATGCGGTCGCTGGAGACGATCAGCAGCCTGCCGTCGACCTCGAACACGTCGCGGACCTTGCCCTTTTTGAATAATTTGAACGGCAATTCTGCTTTGCCGAACGAGTTCAATTGCCCTCTCCTCATACCTTCATCGTGAATTGAAAAGCTGTATTTTATTTAATCTTTTTGGGTTTGTCAATTATCAAAATATTTTTTTGCAATTGCAAAAATAATTTTAAATTTGTTGAAAAAGGTTAAAACTTGTAAACTTGACTCCAGCGCTGACAAATACAAGAATGAGCCTACCGTCCCCATTTGTTTAGACCTGATCCCAGTTGTTTTGTTCACACGCACCGTCGCCATGGATTCAGGAGAGCGACAGCCGGTGGTGGGCCAGCGCCAGCATTCCCTGGACCGGGACGTGGTGCGGGCAGGCCCGCTCGCAAAGGCCGGGGCAGTGGCGGCAGGCGTCGGCCTTGGCCGACGTGAGCTTGGCGTACTGGGCCATGGCCCACTTCTCCCGGCCCTGGGCGGAGAAGTAGTGGTGAAAACGCATGATGGTGTTGACCGGAACCCCGTGCGGGCAGCTCGGCTCGCACTCCCCGCAGGCGTGTCGGCAGTAGAGCGCCCCTCGATGTAGAGTGGATCGACCTCCTTGCCCTCCTTCTTCAATGCCTCCACCCGGTCCTTCAGCCCCTGGTACTTCCCGGCCGGATTGACCTTCATCAGCGTGACGCCGATCTTCTTGGCAGCGCAGGCCTCCAGGACTTTTTGGCCGGCCTCGCGCTGCAGGAAGTTGTAGGCCATCAGGAAGACGTCGAAGCGGCCGTCGGCGGCGGCGGCCAGCAGTACTTTTTCCATGCTCTCTTCCGGGGCCCGGAACCAGTTGGGGCCGTGGTGCGAGACGCCGCAGAAGCGGAGTTTTCCCTCCTTCTTCAGCTGCTCCATGGCCTGGTGAAAGCCCGGGGTGGCCAGCAGCTCGGCCCGCTCCGGCATGTGCATCATCAAGCAGTCGATGTAGTCGGTCTGCAGTTCCTCCAGGCACTTGGCAAAACGCCTGAGGAAGTTTTCCTTGCTCGCGTCCGTTTCGATCTCCAGTTTTGAGGTGATGAAGAGCGACTTGCGGTCCAGGCCCGGCAGCGCCTGGCCGATGGCCCGCTGATTGCCGTAGCTCTCGGCGGTGTCGACGTAGTTGACGCCGGCGGCGAATATGGCCTTCAGCACCGCGCTGTTGTTGCAGAAGCCGGTGGAGATGTCCGAGACCCTGAACCCGGTCCGGCCCAGAGTGCGGAAGCCGCGGATCTTGCTTTCCGCCGGGGCCGGGGCGGCCGGGGGGGCGGTCTGGGCGGCGGCGGTCCCGCCGAATCCGGCCACCCCCGCTCCCACCGCGGCGCTGACGGAACGGGAGATGAATTTCCGGCGATTGATGGCCGATGGCTTGCTCATGGATCCTCCTTGGGGCTATCCGTATTGACTGACAGGAAATAAATTTTTTCGCATGACCGGATTTTAAGAAAAATCGGATGAAATTGCAACCGCCGGTTGTGCGTCCGGTGCCATTCCTTTCAAGATTTTTTTTCGTTGACAAGCATGATATCAACTTCAATCGTTGTTTCACTAAGAAATAAAACATGCCATGAATCCCCCCGTCCCTTCGGGACACCCCCCTTGGGGTAAGGGGGGGAGTTCGTAGGGGCGACCCGGCGGGTCGCCCTGCTCATCGGGCAATCGTAGACAGGGCGTTCCACCTCCTTCGGAGGCAGACAAATCAAATCCACCAAAGTCGGTGGATAGTTTGTGCTGCCGGAACGCCCCTACATCTCCCCCTTTGCTGAAGGGGGGATGCTGGGGGGATCTATATAATAAAATAAATAGACATAGTTCATTTCTATATGATCAGCATCGCGTCGCCGTAGGAGAAGAAGCGGTAGTCGTTTTCGACGGCCCGGGCGTAGGCTTTCT
This genomic window contains:
- a CDS encoding phosphoribosylaminoimidazolesuccinocarboxamide synthase, encoding MNSFGKAELPFKLFKKGKVRDVFEVDGRLLIVSSDRISAFDYVLPSLIPGKGQVLNRIAAFWFERTKNLIPNHVLSAEPETSPEFKPYFKKLEKRALLAKKLTALPLEAIIRGYVVGSGWQSYQKSGEICGIKLPKGLKFADSLPEPIFTPTSKAETGHDENMSFGQLADLLGRETAQQVQSLSQKLFAAASAYAVERGIIIADSKFEFGRDEKGAVVLIDEIFTPDSSRFWKLAEYRPGQEQPSYDKQLVRNHLLGSSWDRKSPPPELPAEVVNRTRDTYLEIYRILTGEEL
- a CDS encoding AMP-binding protein; its protein translation is MLLHQEFVKIAKQYPDKLAIIDRFTEKNVPYSKALIATLILANRFRKYHDGFIGIMIPTSAGCMLSVLGVLCAGKVPVMINYSTGAASNAEYAQKKCGFKTIIASKGLLEKIGCRMVSGMVFIEDIMEEIGAAEKVKALLKSKLPLNILLRAIHQGDVDDNLVILFTSGSEKDPKAVQLTHRNIGSNVMDIAKVLSVTSADIMLANLPLFHVFGHTINFWLPLLFGMTVVCYANPLEYKKVCSIVREEKVSLMVGTPSFFSGYLRQSEPGDFASLRVAVAGADKTPDSLRQGFLDKHNLELCEGYGTTETSPVVSTNLPDANKPGSIGKVLPSVRVKIVDINSGETLPPGSEGKILVKGDLVMKGYFDDLEETSLRIKDGWYETGDMGLLDEEGYLWHRGRLKRFVKIGGEMVSLVKVETVLLSLLPHGDDCCVVEVPDSLKGARIVAALNKPVNEKKLLKAMAEELPNIALPKQFVILDEFPKMGSGKIDFRTITELVRQKLQE
- a CDS encoding addiction module protein — protein: MSPTKTIINKALNLKPAERFIVIEALVNSLDNPDPAIDKAWAIEAEKRLKAYKVGKLKTVSFEAMFPKHS
- a CDS encoding phosphomannomutase/phosphoglucomutase; this encodes MINEAIFREYDIRGLAETELQDAVVERIAMAAAAIYVREGKREIAMGMDGRPSSVRIKDLFSRTLARYGLRVTDLGLVPTPVVYFAAFKHKMDGAVIITASHNPSEYNGFKLLLGTAALYGEQIKEIYRLACDGPYPKEKKGSVKSKDILPEYLAYIEKNITLKKKIRVVVDGGNGTGGITAPELYRRLGAEVIPIFCDVDGRFPNHHPDPTVVKNLQDLIAKVKEKGADLGIGLDGDADRLGVVDSLGRILWGDQLLIIYARAILKDHPGAKIISEVKASEVLYSEIRKYGGVPIMWKAGHSLIKKKLFEENALAAGEVSGHMFFNDKWFGFDDAVYAGARLLEILGNSPQSLAEIFDSIPATFNTPEIRVDAGDDIKFHIVDAIREHYKKILPVIDIDGARVKFPHGWALVRASNTQPSLVVRYEADSAAELQKIQAEVDAVIRRIQAQIGG
- a CDS encoding aldo/keto reductase codes for the protein MSKPSAINRRKFISRSVSAAVGAGVAGFGGTAAAQTAPPAAPAPAESKIRGFRTLGRTGFRVSDISTGFCNNSAVLKAIFAAGVNYVDTAESYGNQRAIGQALPGLDRKSLFITSKLEIETDASKENFLRRFAKCLEELQTDYIDCLMMHMPERAELLATPGFHQAMEQLKKEGKLRFCGVSHHGPNWFRAPEESMEKVLLAAAADGRFDVFLMAYNFLQREAGQKVLEACAAKKIGVTLMKVNPAGKYQGLKDRVEALKKEGKEVDPLYIEGRSTADTPAGSASRAARTGFRSTPSCVFTTTSPPRAGRSGPWPSTPSSRRPRPTPAATAPAFASGPARTTSRSRECWRWPTTGCRSPESMATVRVNKTTGIRSKQMGTVGSFLYLSALESSLQVLTFFNKFKIIFAIAKKYFDN
- a CDS encoding type II toxin-antitoxin system RelE/ParE family toxin, with product MKIEILQIARLEFENAQEFYELEQSGLGARFENEIRQALLRIQQYPKVWSTERKEIRRCFIHKFPYKIIYSVQKEIIVVLAFAHLHRKPDYWIDRIK
- a CDS encoding undecaprenyl-diphosphate phosphatase; translation: MLHAIKIVLLALVQGVTEFFPVSSSGHLLVFQKLLDFTTLPLVYDIFFHLGTLLAVIAYFAKDLKPLALRFYEKDNFRMLLLLATASLPTALIGFLGKDFFEGLFKNTAYLGFSFLFTAGVLLASRFLRLKNIALFPAAFIIGVCQGIAIIPGVSRSGMTIAAALILGLGFEFSFRFSFLLSIPAILGATLLELDKIPRQGNQWPLLILAVLAAVFFGYLALGVLKKILMREKFANFSVYLLALGILVLIFL